GGACGAGGCCGTCGATGCGGCAATCCAGGTAACGCGTCAGAAAGGCCGGGTCGCGGGTGGGCGAGCGCACCAGGGCCGCCATGCCGCGCGCCTGCGCCGCCCGGGCAAGAACCACAACCCCTTCGATGGAGACGGGCGTCCGCTCGCAATCGATGAACAAGGCCTCGACGCCTGCATCGGCCAGCGCATCCACCACCGGCAGGGCGACGCCGCCGGGATTGACCGCCAGGACGGGGCGTCCCCCGCTCACCATGCTCTTCAGGCGGCGGCTCATGGCGCGCCGACGCCTTCGGGGGCGCCGAGGACCGCGATGACGTCCACGGCCGGCATCACCCAGCCGAAAGCGGTGCGGATACAGGCAAGGCCGGCATCGTGGAGGGCGGGACCATCCATGGTGTCCACGCAATCCTCCACCACGATCACGGCGAAGTCCCGCACATTGGCGGCGGTGGTGGTGGCGAGCACGCAGGAATTGGTGTTCACGCCGGTGACCAGCAGCATGTTGATGCCGTGGGCGCGTAGCGTGAATTCCAGGTCGGTGCCGATGAAGCAGTCATAGCGCTTCTTGGTGCGCACGACGAAATCGCCCGGCGCCTGAAGCTGCGGCATCACAGTGCAGCCCGGGCTGCCTTCCAGATTGTGGCGCAGCACATTCTTGCGGGTGGCGCTGGGGTCGTCCGCGCGGGTGCGCCAGAAGGGATTGGCGCGAATCTCCGTCTCGTCGCGATAGGAGGTGACGAGATGGATGACCGGCACCCCGGCGCCGCGCGCCCAGCGGAACAGCACATCATTGGCCGCGATCACCCGCTCGGCCACCTCGGGCGAGGTGGGCATGGTGGCCACATCCATGTCGAGATGGCCGCGATGCAGATCGATGGCGACCACGGCGGGCCGGACCTGGTCCAAACCGAAATCGAAGGACTTCAACACGTTGGCGCTCCCCCTCGGCGTGGTGCGCGCGGCATGGGCGACCCGGCGGACACTCCGCCGGCGCCTGAGCCGCTCCGGCGCGAGGGCGGCAGGCGCCGCCGATCCGTCCGGGATGATCCGAGTATGAATACAATTCCACTCCCGTCAACGAGTCATGTATACATTTCGTGATCATTTCTGAGGCAGAAATTGCCTCTGTTTCGAGCATTTTTGTTATTTCGCAGTGCAAAATTGATCCTGTGCAATTTCAATGCGCTGCAAATCCGTAAGACGATTGTATCCTTGCGAACGCACCGGCCCTGCTGGTATCAAATTCAACGAGAACCCCTGCCGAGCATCATGTCAGACACCCTCGTCGAACCCTCAGAGCCGGATCGCGCCCCCACCCGCTCCCTCTCGGTGACGGACAGCATCCGCGCCGCCATCCTTTCGGGCACGTTCGAGGCGGGGGTGCGCATGCATGAGGTGCGCCTTTCCGAATGGCTCGGCGTGTCGCGCACGCCGGTGCGATCAGCCCTTCAGACGCTCGCCTCGGAGGGCTTGCTCGAATATGCACCCAATCGCGGCTATGCGGTGCGCAAGTATCTCACCTCCGAGATCGTCGACGCCTATGAGATCCGCGCCATGCTGGAATCCCTGGCGGCCCGCTTCGCTGCCGAGCGCGGCCTGAAGGAAGAGGAGCGGGCGGCCATCGAGCGCTCGCTGGCGGACGGCGACGCCCTGCTGGCCAAGGGCGAGTTGACCGAGAATGATCGCATCTCCTACGGCGCCATCAACTTCGCCTTCCACGACACGATCCACCAGGCGGCCCGCTGCCGGATGCTGGGCGACATGGTGCGGCTGTGCCAGTCGGTGCCCCAATCCTCGCACCGCAACGTGGTCTCGTTCGAGCTTCTGGACGTGCGGCGGCGTCACGACGACCATCACCGCATCTATGACGCCATCATCATGTCGGAGCCTCACCGGGCCGAGCTTTTGATGCGCGAGCATGTGGCCAGCGTGAAGACGTCCCTGGTGCGCTCCATCACCGGGCGCCCTGCCCCGCTGCGCCGCGCGCCGGGCTGACAGGCCGCCTCATTCCCCCTAACGTCACCTGCGCCGCCTCAGAAGCGGCAGGTTACGTTAGGAGAGCGCACCATGTGCACCAGGACCCTGTTCGTCAGCGACGAGGGCATCGTCATCACCGGACGCAACATGGACTGGAAGGAGGACATGCGCACCAATCTGTGGGCGTTCCCCGCCGGGATCACACGCGACGGTGCGGCGGGGCCCAATTCCCTGCGCTGGGCATCGAAATATGGCAGCGTCATCGCCGCCGGCTATGACATCGGCACGCCGGACGGGATGAACGAGGCGGGTCTCGTGGCCAATGCCCTCTATCTGGTGGAATCCCAATATGCCGCACCCGTGGCCGGGCGGCCCTTCCTGTCCATCTCGCTGTGGGCGCAATATGTCCTCGACAGCTTCGCCACCGTCGCCGAGGCGGTGGAGGAACTCAAGCGCGAGACCTTCAACCTCCTCGCCCCGCCGCTGCCCAACGGCGTGCAGACGACGCTTCACCTCGCCCTTTCGGACGCCACGGGCGATTCGGCCATCCTGGAATATGTCGGCGGCAAGCTCGTCATCCATCATGGCCGCGCCTATACGGTCATGACCAATTCGCCCACCTATGACCAGCAACTGGCTTTGGTGGAATATTGGAAATCCATCGGCGGCCTGGCCTTCCTGCCGGGCACCAACCGCGCCGCCGACCGCTTCGCCCGCGCCGCCTTCTATCTGGACGCCATCCCCCGCAAGCCGGAGCCGCAATACATGGCGGGCGTTCCCGGCCAGACCTTCGCCCGCCAGGCCCTCGCCTCTGTGCTGAGCCTGCAGCGGTCGGTGAGTGTGCCGCTGGGCATCACGACGCCCGACCAGCCCAACATCTCATCGACCATCTGGCGCACCATCTCCGACCATAAGGAGAAGGTCTATTATTTCGACTCGGCCACCCGCCCCAACGCCTTCTGGGTGCGCCTGGACAAGCTGAACCTGAAGCCCGGCGCGCCGGTGCTGAAACTCTCCATCGCCGAGGGCCAGGTGTTCGCCGGCGAGGTGTCGGAGCATTTCGAGGCTGGCGGCGATCTCCACTTCATGCCGGCCGCGCCGCCCGCGTGAGTTCGGCGCCCCCGGCCCCCAGGCTGGCCCCAAAGCAAGACGGCCGCGCACAGGCGCGGCCGTTCAGCAATGAGGCACGCATGGGCACCGCTCTGGCCCCTCAGGGCCGGTGCGACCTGTCTTCCAGGCGAGGGAGGAGAAGTGAGGGAGGAGAAGTGGTGGAGCCAGGCGGAATCGAACCGCCGACCTCTTGAATGCCATTCAAGCGCTCTCCCAACTGAGCTATGACCCCACCGGGCCACGGACCCTTGCGGACCCGTTGGAACTGCCGCGTCAGTCGGGACAGCGTGCCCATCGGCACATGCGCCCCGTCCGCGCGTTGGGACAGAAAAGTGGTGGAGCCAGGCGGAATCGAACCGCCGACCTCTTGAATGCCATTCAAGCGCTCTCCCAACTGAGCTATGACCCCACCGGGCCACGGACCCTTGCGGACCCGTTGGAACTGCCGCGTCAGTCGGGACA
This genomic interval from Aquabacter sp. L1I39 contains the following:
- a CDS encoding cysteine hydrolase family protein; protein product: MLKSFDFGLDQVRPAVVAIDLHRGHLDMDVATMPTSPEVAERVIAANDVLFRWARGAGVPVIHLVTSYRDETEIRANPFWRTRADDPSATRKNVLRHNLEGSPGCTVMPQLQAPGDFVVRTKKRYDCFIGTDLEFTLRAHGINMLLVTGVNTNSCVLATTTAANVRDFAVIVVEDCVDTMDGPALHDAGLACIRTAFGWVMPAVDVIAVLGAPEGVGAP
- a CDS encoding GntR family transcriptional regulator yields the protein MSDTLVEPSEPDRAPTRSLSVTDSIRAAILSGTFEAGVRMHEVRLSEWLGVSRTPVRSALQTLASEGLLEYAPNRGYAVRKYLTSEIVDAYEIRAMLESLAARFAAERGLKEEERAAIERSLADGDALLAKGELTENDRISYGAINFAFHDTIHQAARCRMLGDMVRLCQSVPQSSHRNVVSFELLDVRRRHDDHHRIYDAIIMSEPHRAELLMREHVASVKTSLVRSITGRPAPLRRAPG
- a CDS encoding linear amide C-N hydrolase; protein product: MCTRTLFVSDEGIVITGRNMDWKEDMRTNLWAFPAGITRDGAAGPNSLRWASKYGSVIAAGYDIGTPDGMNEAGLVANALYLVESQYAAPVAGRPFLSISLWAQYVLDSFATVAEAVEELKRETFNLLAPPLPNGVQTTLHLALSDATGDSAILEYVGGKLVIHHGRAYTVMTNSPTYDQQLALVEYWKSIGGLAFLPGTNRAADRFARAAFYLDAIPRKPEPQYMAGVPGQTFARQALASVLSLQRSVSVPLGITTPDQPNISSTIWRTISDHKEKVYYFDSATRPNAFWVRLDKLNLKPGAPVLKLSIAEGQVFAGEVSEHFEAGGDLHFMPAAPPA